In Cupriavidus basilensis, one genomic interval encodes:
- the coxB gene encoding cytochrome c oxidase subunit II, which translates to MKMWKKASAACLVGASLLTGHAALAVEDMPGGPAVRQLNLTEPVTKIAEQIHWLNWMMLIMCTVIFIGVFAVMFYSVFTHRKSKGAKSASFHESITVEVIWTIIPFLIVIGMALPATKTVVAMKDTTNADITIKATGYQWKWGYDYLKGDGEGISFVSTLTTPREQINNEAPKSNTYLMEVDNEMVVPVNKKVRMVLTANDVIHAWMIPAFGVKQDAIPGFVRDTWFKAEKIGVYRGQCAELCGKEHAFMPIVVRVVSDADYAKWVDGKKKELAAKADDPNKTWTLDELKARGEKVYTANCAVCHQPNGKGGGAFPALDGSKIVNGPDAGQMHILLEGKGAMPVWKHLSDTELAAVMTYTRNSWGNKTGEVIQPSDFVNARAGKFREGGGAPGASGDAAPKTEDKPAAKQASVAGDRAAG; encoded by the coding sequence ATGAAAATGTGGAAGAAGGCATCCGCAGCGTGTCTGGTGGGGGCGTCCCTGCTCACCGGTCATGCAGCCCTGGCAGTGGAAGACATGCCAGGTGGCCCCGCCGTGCGACAGCTCAACCTGACCGAGCCGGTCACCAAGATCGCCGAGCAGATTCACTGGCTGAACTGGATGATGCTGATCATGTGCACCGTGATCTTCATCGGCGTGTTCGCGGTGATGTTCTACTCCGTGTTCACGCACCGCAAGTCCAAGGGCGCGAAGTCGGCCTCCTTCCACGAAAGCATCACCGTCGAGGTGATCTGGACCATCATCCCCTTCCTGATCGTCATCGGCATGGCCCTGCCCGCCACCAAGACCGTCGTGGCGATGAAGGACACCACCAACGCCGACATCACCATCAAGGCCACCGGCTACCAGTGGAAGTGGGGCTACGACTACCTGAAGGGCGACGGCGAGGGGATTTCCTTCGTGTCCACCCTGACCACCCCGCGCGAGCAGATCAACAACGAGGCCCCCAAGTCGAACACCTACCTGATGGAGGTGGACAACGAGATGGTGGTGCCCGTGAACAAGAAGGTCCGCATGGTGCTGACGGCCAATGACGTCATCCATGCCTGGATGATTCCGGCCTTCGGCGTCAAGCAGGATGCCATCCCCGGCTTCGTGCGCGACACCTGGTTCAAGGCCGAGAAGATTGGCGTGTACCGTGGCCAGTGCGCCGAGCTGTGCGGCAAGGAACACGCCTTCATGCCGATCGTCGTGCGCGTCGTCTCCGACGCCGACTACGCCAAGTGGGTCGACGGCAAGAAGAAGGAGCTCGCCGCCAAGGCGGACGATCCCAACAAGACCTGGACCCTGGACGAGCTCAAGGCTCGTGGCGAGAAGGTCTACACCGCCAACTGCGCGGTCTGCCACCAGCCTAACGGCAAGGGCGGCGGCGCCTTCCCGGCCCTCGACGGCTCCAAGATCGTCAACGGCCCGGATGCCGGCCAGATGCATATCCTGCTGGAAGGCAAGGGTGCCATGCCGGTGTGGAAGCACCTCTCCGATACCGAGCTCGCTGCCGTCATGACCTACACCCGCAACAGCTGGGGTAACAAGACGGGTGAAGTGATTCAACCGAGCGATTTCGTGAATGCGCGTGCCGGCAAGTTCCGCGAAGGCGGCGGCGCACCTGGCGCGAGCGGCGACGCCGCGCCCAAGACGGAAGACAAGCCCGCTGCCAAGCAGGCCAGCGTCGCGGGCGACCGCGCCGCAGGTTGA
- the ctaD gene encoding cytochrome c oxidase subunit I, whose protein sequence is MSTATPDALAHPHDHAHDDHHDQPHGWRRWLFATNHKDIGTLYLLFSFTMLLSGGALALLIRLELFEPGLQFFRPELFNQFTTMHGLIMVFGAIMPAFVGFANWMIPLQIGASDMAFARMNNFSFWLMPPAALLLVLSFFAPGGATAAGWTLYAPLSVQMGPGMDMAIFAMHIMGASSIMGSINIIVTVLNMRAPGMTLMKMPMFCWTWLITAYLLIAVMPVLAGAITMVLTDRHFGTSFFSAAGGGDPVMYQHIFWFFGHPEVYIMILPAFGIVSHVVPTFARKRLFGYSSMVYATASIAILSFIVWAHHMFTTGMPVTGQLFFMYATMLIAVPTAVKIFNWIATMWRGSMTFETPMLFAIGFIFVFTIGGFTGLMPAVAPIDIQLQDTYFIVAHFHYVLVAGSLFAMFSGFYYWGPKWSGFMYNETRGQIHFWGSMIFFNITFFPMHFLGLAGMPRRYADYPTQFADFNAIASIGALGFGLMQVYFFFFVVLPSYRGGKAAGDKPWDGAEGLEWTVPSPAPFHTFEVPPQVK, encoded by the coding sequence ATGAGTACTGCTACCCCGGACGCGCTCGCCCACCCGCACGACCACGCGCATGACGATCACCACGATCAACCGCATGGCTGGCGCCGTTGGCTGTTTGCCACCAACCACAAGGACATCGGTACGCTGTACCTGCTGTTCTCGTTCACCATGCTGCTGTCTGGCGGCGCGCTGGCACTGCTGATCCGTCTCGAGCTGTTCGAGCCGGGCCTGCAGTTCTTCCGCCCGGAACTGTTCAACCAGTTCACCACCATGCACGGCCTGATCATGGTGTTCGGCGCGATCATGCCGGCCTTCGTCGGCTTTGCCAACTGGATGATCCCGCTGCAGATCGGCGCATCCGACATGGCGTTCGCGCGGATGAACAACTTCAGCTTCTGGCTGATGCCCCCGGCAGCGCTGCTGCTGGTGCTGTCGTTCTTCGCGCCGGGCGGCGCCACCGCCGCCGGCTGGACCCTGTACGCGCCGCTGTCGGTGCAGATGGGCCCCGGCATGGACATGGCGATTTTCGCCATGCACATCATGGGCGCGTCGTCGATCATGGGCTCGATCAACATCATCGTCACGGTGCTCAATATGCGCGCACCCGGCATGACGCTGATGAAGATGCCGATGTTCTGCTGGACCTGGCTGATCACCGCCTACCTGCTGATCGCCGTGATGCCGGTGCTGGCTGGCGCCATCACCATGGTGCTGACCGACCGTCACTTCGGCACGAGCTTCTTCTCGGCTGCCGGCGGCGGCGACCCGGTGATGTACCAGCACATCTTCTGGTTCTTCGGCCACCCCGAGGTCTACATCATGATCTTGCCGGCGTTCGGGATCGTCTCGCACGTCGTGCCGACCTTCGCCCGCAAGCGCCTGTTCGGCTATAGCTCGATGGTGTACGCGACCGCTTCGATCGCCATCCTGTCGTTCATCGTGTGGGCTCACCACATGTTCACGACCGGCATGCCCGTGACCGGCCAGCTGTTCTTCATGTACGCCACCATGCTGATCGCGGTGCCGACGGCTGTGAAGATCTTCAACTGGATCGCCACCATGTGGCGTGGCTCGATGACCTTCGAGACCCCGATGCTGTTCGCGATCGGCTTCATCTTCGTGTTCACCATCGGTGGCTTCACCGGCCTGATGCCGGCAGTGGCCCCGATCGACATCCAGTTGCAGGACACCTACTTCATCGTTGCCCACTTCCACTATGTGCTGGTGGCGGGCTCGCTGTTCGCGATGTTCTCGGGCTTCTACTACTGGGGTCCGAAGTGGAGCGGTTTCATGTACAACGAAACCCGCGGCCAGATCCACTTCTGGGGCTCGATGATTTTCTTCAACATCACCTTCTTCCCGATGCACTTCCTGGGCCTGGCCGGCATGCCGCGTCGTTATGCCGACTACCCGACCCAGTTCGCGGATTTCAACGCGATTGCATCGATCGGCGCACTGGGCTTCGGCCTGATGCAGGTGTATTTCTTCTTCTTCGTGGTGCTGCCGTCCTACCGTGGCGGCAAGGCAGCCGGGGACAAGCCTTGGGATGGCGCCGAGGGCCTGGAATGGACCGTGCCGTCGCCGGCCCCGTTCCACACCTTTGAAGTGCCGCCGCAAGTCAAGTAA
- a CDS encoding cytochrome oxidase small assembly protein yields the protein MQDPNKSPSQADRKASNRRLGLILFSIVMVFFLGFFAKMIFLG from the coding sequence ATGCAGGATCCAAACAAAAGTCCATCGCAGGCAGACCGCAAGGCCTCCAATCGTCGTCTCGGCCTGATCCTTTTCTCGATCGTGATGGTTTTCTTTTTGGGTTTCTTCGCCAAGATGATCTTTCTCGGCTGA
- a CDS encoding cytochrome c oxidase assembly protein → MSANQQSSNATDKKFNRGMMLRLLVVVALMFSFGYALVPLYKKICEITGLNVVTTRDLYGGQVKNTQVDKTRTITVEFDSNARGPFAFRPVKSSMEVHPGEMTTIVYEVANGQARDISAQAIPSYLPKLATQYFKKIECFCFKEQTLKAKEAREMPVVFVIDPDLPKDVKNITLSYTFFEIGTPVAQAPQGPLDAQPAGAGKGI, encoded by the coding sequence ATGAGCGCGAACCAGCAGTCAAGCAATGCCACCGACAAGAAGTTCAACCGCGGGATGATGCTGCGGCTGTTGGTGGTGGTGGCGTTGATGTTCTCGTTTGGCTACGCGCTGGTGCCGTTGTACAAGAAGATCTGCGAGATCACCGGCCTGAACGTGGTGACCACGCGCGACCTTTACGGTGGCCAGGTCAAGAACACGCAGGTGGACAAAACCCGCACGATCACGGTCGAGTTCGACTCCAATGCGCGCGGGCCCTTTGCCTTCCGTCCGGTCAAGAGCAGCATGGAAGTGCACCCGGGCGAGATGACCACCATCGTCTACGAAGTGGCGAACGGCCAGGCACGCGATATCTCGGCGCAGGCCATCCCGAGCTACCTGCCCAAGCTGGCCACGCAGTATTTCAAGAAGATCGAGTGCTTCTGCTTCAAGGAGCAGACGCTGAAGGCGAAGGAAGCACGCGAGATGCCGGTTGTGTTCGTGATCGATCCGGACCTGCCGAAAGACGTGAAGAACATTACGCTGTCCTATACCTTCTTCGAGATCGGGACGCCGGTGGCGCAAGCGCCGCAAGGTCCCCTCGACGCGCAGCCAGCAGGCGCGGGCAAGGGCATTTGA
- a CDS encoding DUF2970 domain-containing protein: MDEMKDAVKRKLSFAQTLRAVFWSFIGLRKGSEHERDMAQLNPVHVIIAGLIGVAILIAVLITVVRVVVG, from the coding sequence GTGGATGAGATGAAGGACGCGGTCAAGCGCAAGCTGTCATTTGCGCAGACGCTGCGCGCGGTGTTCTGGTCGTTTATCGGCCTGCGCAAGGGCAGCGAGCATGAGCGCGACATGGCACAGCTCAACCCGGTCCATGTGATCATTGCCGGCCTGATCGGGGTAGCCATCCTGATCGCGGTGCTGATCACGGTCGTGCGTGTGGTGGTAGGGTGA
- a CDS encoding cytochrome c oxidase subunit 3, which produces MSANRANAPYYFVPGPSRHPITASFGLLLTAGGAAGWVNGQTWGPYLCGLGLLWFLFVLKSWFGEAINESETGKYGKNIDLSFRWSMGWFIFSEVMFFAAFFGALFYARNIAMPWLGDLNNKILWPDFAAVWPNLGPAGVVESFQTMGPWPIPTINTALLLMSGVTLTWAHHALLANKRSQLIQGLVLTILLGAVFMCFQVYEYHHAYSELNLKLTSGIYGSTFFLLTGFHGFHVTLGAIMLTVVLVRVLKGQLTPDHHFAFEGAAWYWHFVDVVWLFLYIVVYWL; this is translated from the coding sequence ATGAGTGCGAACCGCGCAAACGCTCCGTACTACTTCGTACCGGGCCCCTCGCGCCATCCGATCACGGCTAGCTTTGGCTTGCTGCTGACGGCTGGGGGTGCTGCTGGCTGGGTAAACGGGCAGACCTGGGGGCCATATCTGTGCGGCCTGGGCCTGCTGTGGTTCCTGTTCGTGCTCAAGAGCTGGTTCGGCGAGGCGATCAACGAATCCGAGACGGGCAAGTACGGCAAGAACATCGACCTGTCCTTCCGCTGGTCGATGGGCTGGTTCATCTTCTCCGAGGTGATGTTCTTCGCGGCATTCTTCGGCGCGCTGTTCTACGCCCGCAACATTGCCATGCCGTGGCTCGGCGATCTGAACAACAAGATCCTGTGGCCCGATTTCGCCGCCGTATGGCCGAACCTCGGGCCGGCCGGTGTCGTGGAAAGCTTCCAGACCATGGGCCCGTGGCCGATCCCCACGATCAACACCGCCTTGCTGCTGATGTCCGGCGTGACGCTGACCTGGGCGCACCATGCGCTGCTGGCCAACAAGCGCAGCCAGCTGATTCAGGGCCTGGTGCTGACCATCCTGCTGGGCGCGGTCTTCATGTGCTTCCAGGTGTACGAATACCACCACGCGTATTCGGAGCTGAACCTCAAGCTGACCTCGGGCATCTACGGTTCCACCTTCTTCCTGCTGACCGGCTTCCACGGTTTCCACGTGACGCTCGGTGCGATCATGCTGACAGTGGTGCTGGTGCGCGTGCTCAAGGGGCAGTTGACGCCCGACCATCACTTCGCATTCGAAGGCGCCGCCTGGTACTGGCACTTCGTCGACGTGGTGTGGCTGTTCCTCTACATCGTGGTGTACTGGCTGTAA
- a CDS encoding twin transmembrane helix small protein, with protein MRIVILIAFFLIIGSLASALFFMMRDRGRTPNMMRSLMFRVGFSVALFVFILFSHWMGWIQSTGIRMAP; from the coding sequence ATGCGCATCGTCATCCTCATCGCGTTCTTCCTCATCATCGGTAGCCTGGCCTCCGCCCTGTTCTTCATGATGCGCGACCGCGGCAGGACGCCAAACATGATGCGCTCGCTGATGTTCCGGGTCGGCTTCTCGGTGGCGCTGTTCGTCTTCATCCTGTTCTCGCACTGGATGGGGTGGATACAAAGCACGGGCATCCGCATGGCGCCCTGA
- a CDS encoding SURF1 family protein, translating to MPGRPHVKLWRALSPLPTIAALVVIALTCALGNWQLNRAHEKVARAARLEALAAQPPLEIGRSLVDGALSERRVHVRGRFDAAHTVLLDNRPHGNGTDSRAGFMVLTPLRVAGGDAAAPAVLVLRGWLPRDAQDRTHIAPFPTPQGEVELDGTALATVPRVFALGQGANAEAGQKIRQNVDLAAYAAELGVPLQPFVLEQRNDNGDGLARDWAPADIGADRHYGYAFQWFGLAALTLVLLVALSWRRAARMTA from the coding sequence ATGCCAGGGAGGCCGCACGTGAAGCTGTGGCGCGCACTGAGCCCGTTGCCCACCATCGCCGCGCTGGTGGTGATCGCGCTCACCTGTGCCTTGGGCAACTGGCAACTGAATCGGGCCCATGAGAAAGTGGCGCGGGCCGCGCGTCTTGAGGCGCTGGCTGCCCAGCCGCCGCTGGAGATCGGGCGCAGCCTGGTGGATGGCGCGCTGTCGGAGCGGCGCGTGCACGTGCGCGGGCGCTTCGATGCAGCGCATACGGTTTTGCTGGACAATCGCCCCCACGGCAATGGCACCGATAGCCGTGCCGGATTCATGGTGCTGACGCCGCTGCGGGTTGCCGGGGGCGATGCGGCCGCGCCGGCCGTGCTGGTGCTGCGCGGGTGGCTGCCTCGCGATGCGCAGGATCGCACCCATATCGCGCCGTTCCCGACGCCGCAAGGTGAGGTGGAGCTGGACGGCACCGCGCTGGCGACCGTGCCCAGGGTCTTCGCCCTGGGCCAGGGCGCGAATGCCGAGGCCGGCCAGAAGATCCGCCAGAATGTCGATCTCGCCGCTTATGCCGCGGAGCTTGGCGTGCCCCTGCAGCCCTTTGTGCTGGAACAGCGCAACGACAACGGCGACGGGCTGGCGCGCGACTGGGCGCCAGCGGACATCGGCGCGGATCGCCACTATGGTTACGCCTTTCAGTGGTTCGGGCTGGCGGCGCTGACCCTGGTGCTCCTGGTGGCGTTGAGCTGGCGGCGCGCCGCCCGCATGACGGCTTGA
- a CDS encoding SCO family protein, producing MQQPDPASAQAARAAPQDSRIDARTRRGRIQMLLLLLVCASPVIASYLTYYVFKPAGGSTNYGTLIEPQRPMPALQIGNERAESVPLDSFKGKWLLVTADGAACDEACAKKLFTIRQIRAGQGQDRERIVPVWLISDDGPIDSRLSAAYNEPYAGVRFLRANREAMQKWLPAEPGARIEDSLFLIDPLGNLMMRFPKEPDPKKMSSDLKKLLKYSHIG from the coding sequence ATGCAACAGCCAGATCCCGCTTCGGCCCAGGCCGCCCGCGCCGCGCCGCAAGACTCGCGCATCGACGCCCGCACCCGTCGCGGCCGCATCCAGATGCTGCTGCTTCTGCTGGTGTGCGCTTCGCCTGTCATCGCTTCCTACCTGACGTACTACGTGTTCAAGCCCGCTGGCGGTTCCACCAATTACGGCACGTTGATCGAGCCGCAGCGCCCCATGCCCGCGCTACAGATCGGCAACGAGCGTGCAGAGTCCGTGCCGCTGGATAGTTTCAAGGGCAAGTGGCTGCTGGTAACGGCGGATGGTGCGGCGTGCGACGAAGCCTGCGCCAAGAAGCTGTTCACCATCCGCCAGATCCGCGCTGGGCAGGGCCAGGACCGCGAGCGCATCGTGCCGGTGTGGCTGATCAGTGACGACGGCCCGATCGATTCCCGCCTGTCGGCCGCCTACAACGAGCCCTATGCCGGTGTGCGCTTCCTGCGCGCCAACCGCGAGGCCATGCAGAAATGGCTGCCGGCGGAACCGGGTGCCCGGATCGAGGACAGCCTGTTCCTGATCGACCCGCTGGGCAACCTGATGATGCGCTTCCCCAAGGAGCCGGACCCCAAGAAGATGAGCTCCGACCTGAAGAAGCTGCTCAAGTACTCTCACATCGGGTGA
- a CDS encoding COX15/CtaA family protein, with the protein MLLQLAIIGVLIALFPLSYVLVKGDRNKYRKLVWITAFLTLDLIMFGSFTRLTDSGLGCPDWPGCYGHSNPHAAQEPIRAAETALPSGPVTITKAWIEMLHRYFAMAVGVLIITLMVLAWVKRRELKQSPWFATGVLLLVCVQGAFGAFTVTLKLQPIIVVTHLMLGMSLLAALIWLGSRNDPPLRVAPQAVALRWPARVALALLVLQIFLGGWVSTNYAVLACTDFPLCNGQLVPDMDFHHGFTLWRQLGMTADGDYIPHSALVAIHWVHRGFAFVVLAFLAWFGLQARRHGGLARSAGWLLGFLALQLATGLSNIVFDWPLGAAVAHNGGAAVLLLLLVRLNYNIGLAARSADIATDVPAAARAT; encoded by the coding sequence ATGCTGCTCCAACTCGCCATCATCGGCGTCCTGATCGCGCTGTTCCCCTTGAGCTACGTGCTGGTCAAAGGGGACCGCAACAAGTACCGCAAGCTGGTCTGGATCACCGCCTTCCTGACGCTGGACCTGATCATGTTCGGCAGCTTCACGCGGCTGACGGACTCCGGCCTGGGCTGCCCTGACTGGCCGGGCTGCTATGGTCACTCCAACCCGCACGCGGCGCAGGAGCCTATCCGTGCCGCCGAGACGGCCCTGCCCAGCGGGCCCGTGACCATCACCAAGGCGTGGATCGAGATGCTCCACCGCTACTTCGCCATGGCGGTCGGCGTGCTGATCATCACGCTGATGGTGCTGGCCTGGGTCAAGCGGCGTGAGCTCAAGCAGTCGCCCTGGTTCGCCACCGGGGTGTTGCTGCTGGTGTGCGTGCAGGGTGCGTTCGGGGCCTTTACGGTCACGCTCAAGCTGCAGCCCATCATCGTGGTCACGCACCTGATGCTTGGCATGAGCCTGCTGGCAGCGTTGATCTGGCTGGGTTCGCGCAACGATCCACCCTTGCGGGTGGCGCCGCAGGCGGTGGCGCTGCGCTGGCCGGCGCGCGTCGCGCTGGCCTTGCTGGTGCTGCAGATCTTCCTGGGCGGCTGGGTGAGCACTAACTATGCGGTGCTGGCGTGTACCGACTTTCCGCTGTGCAACGGCCAGCTCGTGCCGGACATGGACTTTCACCACGGCTTTACGTTGTGGCGCCAGCTGGGCATGACCGCCGACGGCGACTACATCCCGCACTCGGCCCTGGTGGCGATCCATTGGGTGCATCGCGGTTTTGCCTTCGTTGTGCTGGCTTTCCTGGCCTGGTTCGGGCTGCAGGCACGCCGCCATGGCGGCCTTGCGCGCAGCGCGGGCTGGTTGCTGGGCTTTCTCGCGCTGCAGCTGGCCACCGGCCTGTCGAACATCGTGTTCGACTGGCCGCTGGGCGCCGCGGTGGCGCATAACGGCGGCGCGGCGGTCTTGCTGCTGCTCCTGGTTCGCCTCAACTACAATATAGGGCTCGCGGCCCGGTCCGCTGACATTGCTACCGACGTGCCGGCCGCCGCGCGCGCCACATGA
- a CDS encoding heme o synthase: MKDKNSPVVTATHTHPLGRVRHLVRQYAALTKPRVTQLAVFCAIIGMFLATPGMVPWPVLIGGAAGIWLLAGAAFAINCLVEQKVDALMRRTAWRPSATGEITTIQTLVFSAVLGGAGMWLLHVYTNDLTMWLTVATFVGYAVVYTILLKPATPQNIVIGGLSGAMPPALGWAAVAGDLPAEAWFLVLIIFTWTPPHFWALALYRRADYAKSGLPMLPVTHGERFTLLHILLYTLIMIAATLLPFVYGMCGYIYLAAALILGGGFLAYSWKMYRNYSDALAQRTFRFSILYLSLLFAALLVDHYFKFLPQA, translated from the coding sequence ATGAAAGACAAGAACTCCCCAGTGGTTACAGCTACCCACACACATCCCCTCGGACGCGTTCGCCACCTGGTGCGCCAGTACGCCGCCCTGACCAAGCCTCGGGTGACGCAGCTTGCCGTCTTCTGCGCCATCATCGGCATGTTCCTCGCCACGCCCGGCATGGTGCCGTGGCCGGTGCTGATTGGCGGCGCCGCCGGCATCTGGCTGTTGGCGGGTGCCGCATTCGCCATTAACTGCCTGGTGGAGCAGAAGGTGGATGCGCTGATGCGCCGCACCGCGTGGCGCCCGTCGGCCACCGGCGAGATCACCACCATCCAGACGCTGGTGTTCTCCGCGGTGCTGGGCGGGGCAGGGATGTGGCTGCTGCACGTCTACACCAACGACCTGACCATGTGGCTGACCGTGGCCACCTTCGTTGGCTACGCCGTGGTGTACACCATCCTGCTCAAGCCGGCCACGCCGCAGAACATCGTCATCGGCGGCCTGTCCGGCGCCATGCCGCCGGCGCTTGGCTGGGCGGCGGTTGCGGGCGACCTGCCGGCGGAAGCGTGGTTCCTGGTGCTGATCATCTTCACGTGGACGCCGCCGCACTTCTGGGCCCTGGCCCTGTATCGCCGCGCCGACTACGCCAAGTCCGGCCTGCCGATGCTGCCGGTGACGCATGGCGAGCGCTTCACGCTGCTGCATATCCTGCTGTACACGCTGATCATGATCGCGGCCACGCTGCTGCCTTTCGTGTACGGCATGTGCGGCTATATTTACCTGGCGGCCGCGCTGATCCTGGGGGGCGGGTTCCTGGCCTACTCGTGGAAGATGTATCGCAACTACTCGGACGCGCTGGCGCAACGCACATTCCGCTTCTCGATCCTGTATCTCTCGCTGCTGTTCGCCGCGCTGCTGGTCGATCACTACTTCAAGTTCCTGCCGCAGGCCTGA
- a CDS encoding SCO family protein has translation MPNHFPSGSLPTFAAFRRFCLLALCALLLAACGQQKASFKNVDITGGSEFGKDFVLTDHNGKVRSIGDFKGKAVVMFFGYTHCPDVCPTTMAELKAVMEQLGPDADKVQVLFVTVDPERDTQALLAQYVPAFDSRFLGMRPADDAALQKVAKDFKVFYAKVPGTSPNNYTMDHSAGSYVFDPSGKLRLFIRHGQGPEPIVHDLKQLLS, from the coding sequence ATGCCAAACCACTTCCCCTCCGGCTCCCTCCCCACCTTCGCGGCCTTCCGCCGGTTTTGCCTGCTGGCCCTGTGCGCGCTGCTGCTGGCGGCATGCGGCCAGCAGAAGGCTTCCTTCAAGAACGTCGATATCACCGGCGGCAGTGAGTTCGGCAAGGACTTCGTCCTTACCGACCACAACGGCAAGGTGCGCTCCATTGGCGACTTCAAGGGCAAGGCGGTAGTGATGTTCTTCGGCTATACGCATTGCCCTGACGTGTGCCCGACCACCATGGCCGAGCTCAAGGCGGTGATGGAACAGTTGGGGCCGGATGCCGACAAGGTGCAAGTGTTGTTCGTTACGGTGGATCCGGAGCGCGATACGCAGGCGCTGCTGGCGCAGTATGTGCCGGCCTTCGATTCGCGCTTCCTGGGCATGCGCCCGGCCGACGATGCCGCGCTGCAGAAGGTGGCGAAGGACTTCAAGGTGTTCTACGCCAAGGTGCCGGGCACGTCCCCGAACAACTACACCATGGATCACTCGGCGGGCAGCTATGTGTTCGACCCGAGCGGCAAGCTGCGCCTGTTTATCCGCCACGGCCAGGGGCCGGAGCCGATCGTGCATGACCTCAAGCAACTGCTGTCCTGA
- the rpoH gene encoding RNA polymerase sigma factor RpoH, whose translation MTNRLPAVPQGAGTFALTFPGTLGNIDSYIQAVHRIPLLTPEEEQRLARELREHDSVDAARRMVLSHLRLVVSIARQYLGYGLPHADLIQEGNIGLMKAVKRFDPDQGVRLVSYAMHWIKAEIHEYVLKNWRMVKVATTKAQRKLFFNLRSHKQGAHTFTPEQIDAVARELNVKPEEVMEMETRLSGGDLALEGQIDDGEEDFAPIAYLADNHNEPTRVIEAQRHDRLQVQGLEEALSKLDDRSRRIIEARWLQVNDDGSGGSTLHELADEFGVSAERIRQIETAAMKKMKGALQAFA comes from the coding sequence ATGACCAACCGTCTGCCTGCGGTGCCACAGGGCGCCGGGACGTTTGCGCTGACCTTTCCCGGAACGCTGGGAAATATCGACAGCTATATCCAGGCTGTCCACCGTATTCCCCTGCTTACCCCCGAGGAAGAGCAGCGGCTCGCGCGCGAGTTGCGCGAGCACGACTCCGTCGATGCGGCACGCCGCATGGTGCTGTCGCACCTGCGCCTGGTGGTGTCCATCGCCCGCCAGTACCTCGGCTATGGCCTGCCCCACGCAGACCTGATTCAGGAAGGCAATATCGGCCTGATGAAGGCCGTGAAGCGCTTCGACCCGGATCAGGGCGTGCGGCTGGTGTCGTATGCCATGCACTGGATCAAGGCCGAGATCCACGAATATGTGCTGAAGAACTGGCGCATGGTCAAGGTGGCTACCACCAAGGCCCAGCGCAAGCTGTTCTTCAACCTGCGCAGCCACAAGCAGGGTGCCCATACCTTCACGCCGGAACAGATCGACGCGGTTGCGCGCGAGCTGAACGTCAAGCCGGAAGAAGTGATGGAGATGGAAACCCGCCTGTCGGGCGGCGACCTGGCGCTCGAAGGGCAGATCGACGATGGCGAAGAAGACTTCGCGCCCATCGCCTACCTGGCCGACAACCACAACGAGCCCACCCGCGTGATCGAGGCGCAGCGCCACGACCGCCTGCAGGTGCAAGGCCTGGAAGAAGCGCTGTCCAAGCTCGACGACCGTAGCCGCCGCATCATCGAGGCGCGCTGGCTGCAGGTCAACGACGACGGCTCGGGCGGCTCCACGCTGCACGAACTGGCTGACGAATTCGGCGTCTCCGCCGAACGCATCCGCCAGATCGAAACCGCGGCGATGAAGAAGATGAAGGGTGCGCTGCAGGCCTTTGCCTAA